The Pseudomonas berkeleyensis genome includes a region encoding these proteins:
- the cobA gene encoding uroporphyrinogen-III C-methyltransferase, giving the protein MNAKVWLVGAGPGDPELLTLKAVKALNQAEVVMIDDLVNPAVLEHCPGARVVSVGKRGGCRSTPQAFIHRLMLRYARQGKSVVRLKGGDPCIFGRGSEEADWLGQHGIEVELVNGITAGLAGATSCGIPLTLRGVARGVTLITAHTQDDSPLNWQTLAQSGTTLVIYMGVAKLAEIRAGLLAGGMNPAMPVAMIENASLPTQRECRSQLAAMQDAAATFALQSPAILVIGEVARTSAQLGMSQLLHG; this is encoded by the coding sequence ATGAACGCTAAAGTCTGGCTGGTGGGCGCAGGGCCTGGTGATCCCGAACTACTGACCCTCAAGGCGGTAAAGGCACTGAATCAGGCCGAAGTGGTGATGATCGATGATCTGGTCAATCCAGCCGTACTCGAACACTGCCCGGGCGCACGGGTCGTCTCGGTGGGCAAACGCGGCGGTTGCCGCTCCACCCCACAGGCATTCATTCATCGCCTGATGCTGCGCTACGCGCGCCAGGGCAAATCGGTGGTGCGCCTGAAAGGTGGCGACCCGTGCATCTTCGGTCGCGGCAGTGAAGAAGCCGACTGGCTTGGTCAACATGGCATCGAGGTGGAGCTGGTCAACGGCATCACTGCCGGCCTTGCGGGAGCCACCAGTTGCGGCATTCCCCTGACGCTGCGCGGTGTCGCACGCGGCGTAACACTGATCACGGCACATACGCAGGATGACAGCCCGTTAAACTGGCAAACGCTGGCCCAGAGCGGTACGACACTGGTGATCTATATGGGTGTGGCCAAACTGGCGGAGATAAGGGCCGGCCTGCTTGCCGGCGGCATGAATCCGGCAATGCCGGTAGCCATGATCGAGAATGCCTCACTCCCCACACAACGCGAATGTCGCAGCCAACTAGCCGCGATGCAGGATGCCGCCGCAACCTTCGCACTGCAAAGCCCTGCCATTCTGGTGATTGGCGAGGTCGCGCGCACCAGCGCTCAGCTCGGCATGAGTCAGTTACTGCATGGCTAA
- the nirB gene encoding nitrite reductase large subunit NirB yields MQKLKLVMIGNGMAGVRTLEELLKLAPDLYDITVFGAEPHPNYNRILLSPVLAGEQAFEEIILNDLNWYSDNGIKLLLGRKVVKIDRKARRVIADDGSEAEYDRLLIATGSIPFILPVPGKDLDGVIGYRDIADTRTMMDTAKTHKHAVVIGGGLLGLEAANGLKLRGMDVTVVHIGDWLLERQLDRTAGELLQMSLEDRGLKFLLPKHTAELLDNGEGRVCAVKFKDGEVIPADLVVMAAGIRPNSELAENAGIACNRGILVNDTLQTFDPRVYAIGECASHRGIAYGLVAPLFEQAKVCANHLAQLGYSRYQGSVTSTKLKVTGIDLFSAGDFMGSDDAECITLSDPIGGVYKKLVIKDDVLVGACLYGDTADGGWYFRQIREKQSISEIRDHLMFGEGAIGDVGHQGADKTANMPDSMEVCGCNGVCKGTIVKAIQENGLFSVDEVKKHTKAASSCGSCTGLVEQILISTVGGAADVKPKSEKAICGCSELNHGQIRKAIREQHLTSMAQTMAFLNWSTPNGCATCRPALNYYLISTWPGEAQDDPQSRLINERAHANIQKDGTYSVVPRMWGGVTNPSELRRIADVADKYKVPMVKVTGGQRIDLLGIRKEDLPAVWKELDMPSGHAYGKSIRTVKTCVGSEFCRFGTQNSTQLGIDLEHDLFNMWSPHKVKLAVSGCPRNCAEAGIKDVGIIGVDSGFELYIGGNGGIKTEVAEFFVKVKTAEQVREYNAAFLQLYREEAFYLERTVHYLQRVGMEHIKKAVLEDEDNRKALATRLHYALSFEQDPWKQRIETPQLKKEFDPIKVVQLEEATL; encoded by the coding sequence ATGCAAAAACTCAAGCTGGTGATGATCGGCAACGGCATGGCAGGTGTGCGCACCCTCGAAGAACTGCTCAAGCTCGCCCCCGATCTATACGACATCACCGTGTTCGGCGCCGAGCCACACCCCAACTACAACCGTATCCTGCTCTCGCCGGTACTGGCCGGTGAGCAGGCATTCGAGGAAATCATCCTCAACGACCTCAATTGGTATTCGGACAACGGCATCAAACTGCTGCTCGGCCGCAAGGTGGTGAAGATCGACCGCAAGGCGCGCCGCGTAATCGCCGACGATGGCAGCGAAGCCGAGTACGACCGCCTGCTGATCGCCACTGGCTCCATCCCCTTCATCCTGCCGGTACCGGGCAAGGATCTGGACGGCGTGATCGGCTACCGCGACATCGCCGACACGCGGACGATGATGGACACCGCCAAGACCCATAAACATGCCGTGGTCATCGGCGGCGGCCTGCTCGGCCTGGAAGCGGCCAACGGTCTCAAGCTGCGCGGCATGGACGTGACTGTGGTGCACATCGGCGACTGGCTGCTGGAGCGTCAGCTCGACCGCACCGCCGGCGAGCTGCTGCAGATGTCACTGGAAGATCGCGGCCTGAAGTTCCTTCTGCCCAAGCATACCGCCGAGTTGCTGGACAACGGCGAGGGCCGAGTCTGCGCGGTGAAGTTCAAGGACGGCGAGGTGATTCCCGCCGATCTGGTGGTCATGGCCGCCGGCATTCGCCCCAACAGCGAACTGGCCGAGAACGCAGGCATCGCCTGCAACCGCGGCATCCTGGTCAACGACACGCTGCAGACCTTCGACCCGCGCGTTTACGCCATCGGCGAGTGCGCCAGCCACCGCGGCATCGCTTACGGCCTGGTGGCGCCGCTGTTCGAGCAGGCCAAGGTCTGCGCCAACCACCTGGCCCAACTCGGCTATTCGCGCTACCAGGGTTCGGTGACCTCGACCAAGCTCAAGGTCACCGGCATCGACCTGTTCTCCGCCGGCGACTTCATGGGCTCGGACGATGCCGAGTGCATCACCCTCTCCGACCCTATCGGCGGCGTCTACAAGAAACTGGTGATCAAGGACGACGTGCTGGTTGGCGCCTGCCTCTACGGCGACACCGCCGACGGCGGCTGGTACTTCCGGCAGATCCGCGAGAAACAGTCCATCAGTGAGATCCGCGATCATCTGATGTTCGGCGAGGGTGCCATCGGCGACGTCGGCCACCAGGGCGCGGACAAAACCGCCAACATGCCCGACAGCATGGAAGTGTGCGGCTGCAACGGCGTGTGCAAGGGCACCATCGTCAAGGCCATCCAGGAAAACGGCCTGTTCTCCGTCGACGAAGTGAAGAAGCACACCAAGGCAGCCAGCTCCTGCGGCTCCTGCACCGGCCTGGTGGAGCAGATCCTGATCAGCACCGTCGGCGGCGCGGCGGACGTCAAACCCAAAAGCGAGAAGGCCATCTGCGGTTGCTCCGAGCTCAACCACGGGCAGATCCGCAAGGCCATCCGCGAGCAGCACCTGACCTCCATGGCGCAGACCATGGCCTTCCTCAACTGGAGCACGCCCAACGGCTGCGCCACCTGCCGGCCGGCGCTCAACTACTACCTGATCTCCACCTGGCCGGGCGAAGCCCAGGACGACCCGCAGTCACGCCTGATCAACGAGCGCGCACACGCCAATATCCAGAAGGACGGCACCTACTCGGTGGTGCCGCGCATGTGGGGCGGCGTGACCAATCCCTCCGAGCTGCGCCGCATCGCCGATGTCGCCGACAAATACAAGGTGCCCATGGTCAAGGTCACCGGCGGCCAGCGCATCGACCTGCTGGGGATCAGGAAGGAAGACCTGCCAGCCGTGTGGAAGGAGCTGGACATGCCCTCCGGCCACGCCTACGGCAAATCCATCCGCACGGTGAAGACCTGCGTGGGCAGCGAGTTCTGCCGCTTCGGCACACAAAACTCGACCCAGCTCGGCATCGACCTGGAGCACGACCTGTTCAACATGTGGTCGCCGCACAAGGTCAAGCTGGCGGTCTCCGGCTGTCCGCGCAACTGCGCCGAGGCTGGCATCAAGGACGTCGGCATCATCGGCGTGGACTCGGGTTTCGAGCTGTACATCGGCGGCAACGGCGGGATCAAGACCGAGGTCGCCGAGTTCTTCGTCAAGGTCAAGACCGCCGAGCAAGTGCGCGAATACAACGCCGCCTTCCTTCAGTTGTACCGCGAGGAGGCCTTCTACCTCGAACGCACCGTGCACTACCTGCAGCGCGTCGGCATGGAGCATATCAAGAAGGCGGTGCTGGAAGACGAAGACAACCGCAAGGCCCTGGCTACGCGCCTGCACTACGCCCTGTCGTTCGAACAGGATCCCTGGAAGCAGCGCATCGAAACACCGCAGCTGAAGAAGGAATTCGACCCGATCAAGGTCGTGCAACTCGAGGAGGCCACGCTATGA
- a CDS encoding CrfX protein has translation MRMHDPFEESLRDLLKSSPTSHDDDACLHRVLKTANRQVGAGDLFSLMGHWLEALMIALNNGSAHVAPVSRRTQSTVSADKAD, from the coding sequence GTGCGCATGCACGATCCATTTGAAGAGTCTCTGCGTGATCTGCTCAAGTCATCGCCTACCAGCCATGACGATGACGCCTGCTTGCACAGAGTGCTCAAAACCGCCAACCGCCAAGTCGGCGCTGGTGATCTGTTCAGCCTGATGGGCCACTGGCTCGAGGCGTTGATGATCGCCCTGAACAACGGTTCGGCGCATGTTGCTCCGGTGTCTCGCCGTACCCAATCCACTGTTTCCGCTGACAAGGCAGATTGA
- a CDS encoding OmpA family protein, with translation MKVKNTLGVVIGSLVAATSFGALAQGQGAVEVEGFVNRYFTDVQRDYAHNEGNLFGGSIGYYLTDDVELALSYGEYHDLRGEGSQGSKNIKGNLTDLKAIYHFGQPGVGLRPYVSAGFGHQSIGDANSGGRNHSTLAIAGAGAKYYFTEMFYARAGVDALYNIDQGDTEWQAGVGVGLNFGGGSKPAPAPVVAAAPEPIPEPAPEPALETVRVELDVKFDFDKDRVKEESYGDIKNLADFMNQYPQTTTTVEGHTDSVGSDAYNQGLSERRANAVRNVLVNQYGVDGNRVNAVGYGETRPVADNATDSGRAINRRVEAEVEAQIKQ, from the coding sequence ATGAAAGTAAAAAACACCTTGGGCGTAGTCATTGGCTCTCTCGTTGCCGCAACCTCCTTCGGCGCGCTGGCGCAAGGCCAAGGCGCTGTCGAGGTGGAGGGCTTCGTCAATCGCTACTTCACCGACGTTCAGCGTGATTACGCGCACAACGAAGGCAACCTGTTTGGTGGCAGCATCGGCTACTACCTGACTGACGACGTCGAACTGGCGCTGTCCTACGGCGAATACCACGACCTGCGTGGTGAAGGTTCGCAAGGCAGCAAGAACATCAAGGGCAACCTGACCGACCTGAAGGCCATCTACCACTTCGGTCAGCCGGGTGTTGGTCTGCGTCCGTACGTCTCTGCCGGTTTCGGCCATCAGAGCATCGGTGACGCCAACAGCGGTGGTCGTAACCACTCCACCCTGGCTATCGCTGGCGCTGGTGCCAAGTACTACTTCACCGAAATGTTCTACGCCCGTGCTGGCGTTGACGCTCTGTACAACATCGACCAGGGCGACACCGAGTGGCAAGCTGGCGTGGGTGTTGGTCTGAACTTCGGTGGTGGCAGCAAGCCTGCTCCGGCTCCGGTCGTAGCTGCTGCACCCGAGCCGATTCCTGAGCCAGCTCCGGAGCCGGCCCTGGAAACCGTTCGTGTTGAGCTGGACGTCAAGTTCGACTTCGACAAAGACCGCGTTAAAGAAGAAAGCTACGGCGACATCAAGAACCTGGCTGACTTCATGAACCAGTACCCGCAGACCACCACCACTGTTGAAGGTCACACTGACTCCGTCGGTTCTGACGCTTACAACCAAGGTCTGTCTGAGCGTCGTGCCAACGCCGTACGTAACGTACTGGTCAACCAGTACGGTGTAGACGGCAACCGCGTGAACGCTGTTGGCTACGGCGAAACCCGCCCGGTAGCTGACAACGCCACCGACTCCGGCCGCGCCATCAACCGTCGCGTTGAAGCCGAAGTGGAAGCTCAGATCAAGCAGTAA
- the nirD gene encoding nitrite reductase small subunit NirD, translating to MNWLDICALDEINVLGSRIVSGPKGDIAIFRTTRDEVFALDDRCPHKGGPLSQGLIYGKRVACPLHNWQIELDSGAAVAPDVGCAHRHAAKVENGRVLLAFA from the coding sequence ATGAACTGGCTGGATATCTGCGCCCTGGACGAGATCAACGTGCTGGGCTCGCGCATCGTCAGCGGCCCCAAGGGCGACATCGCCATCTTTCGTACCACCAGGGACGAGGTCTTCGCCCTCGACGACCGCTGCCCGCACAAGGGCGGCCCGCTGTCCCAGGGGTTGATCTACGGCAAACGCGTGGCCTGCCCGCTGCACAACTGGCAGATCGAACTGGACAGCGGCGCGGCGGTGGCGCCAGACGTGGGTTGTGCGCACCGGCACGCGGCCAAGGTTGAAAACGGTCGTGTGCTGCTGGCCTTCGCCTAA
- a CDS encoding nitrate reductase has protein sequence MASPTQITASTCCYCGVGCGVLIEHDGERILGVAGDPSHPANFGKLCSKGSTLHLTGDLDARGLYPQLRLGKALARSRTDWDSAMDHAATVFAETIREHGPDSVAFYISGQLLTEDYYAFNKLARALVGTHNIDSNSRLCMSSAVVGYKRSLGADAPPCSYSDIELSDCLLIAGSNMAYAHPVLFRRLEEAKTRRPDMKVIVIDPRRTDTCDLADLHLAILPGTDVALFHGILHVLLWEGWIDRAYIDAHTEGFEALKALVRDYTPAAVAEICGIDCQALQACAQWIGQAPSFLSLWCMGLNQSTAGTAKNSALINLHLATGQIGKPGAGPFSLTGQPNAMGGRETGSLSNLLPGHREVGNADHRTEIAAYWGIDALPETPGLSAIELFDAVHDGRIKALWIACTNPAQSLPDQNKVHAALVACPFVVVQEAFFTTETCHYADLLLPAASWGEKEGTVTNSERRVSHVRRAVPAPAEARPDWSITCDFARRLEKLLRPGLPSLFDFHDSEALFEEYKHLTSKRDLDLSGLSYALLDDQGPQQWPFPAGALSGCERLYANGHFPTTSGRAQFLAEPYRAAKERREARYSLTLNTGRLRDQWHGMSRTGTAPQLFGHAQGPVLELHPDELRRRRLVDGDLVKLRSRRGSLILPVQADDSIRPGQAWLPMHWGNRFLRGLGTNVLTLPAFDPLSKQPELKHAGVEVDRVDLPWQFFALIEGQVQSRFEALRPLFEGFAYASLTPTGRERPALLIRAASAVAPEPQLLAQIDRLLDLDQGPVLAYDDPRRTIGKRVRIEHGRIVSIRLAGETAASEWLKGLWQEGRADAELRRWLLAPLSAPPGNVASSKVGRTLCNCLNVSESAICTGIAQGLDLDGLKQTLKCGTSCGSCVPEIKRLLAQQPTAVNA, from the coding sequence ATGGCCAGTCCCACGCAAATAACCGCTTCGACCTGCTGCTACTGCGGCGTCGGCTGTGGCGTACTGATCGAGCACGACGGTGAGAGGATCCTCGGCGTAGCGGGAGATCCCAGCCACCCCGCCAACTTCGGCAAACTGTGCAGCAAAGGTTCGACCTTGCACCTGACCGGCGATCTTGACGCCCGCGGCCTCTACCCTCAACTGCGTCTGGGCAAGGCCCTGGCGCGTTCGCGCACGGACTGGGACAGCGCCATGGATCACGCTGCCACCGTCTTCGCCGAAACCATTCGCGAGCACGGGCCGGACAGCGTCGCCTTCTATATCTCCGGCCAGTTGCTGACCGAGGACTACTACGCCTTCAACAAACTGGCCCGTGCCTTGGTTGGCACCCACAACATCGACTCCAACTCGCGCCTGTGCATGTCCAGCGCGGTGGTCGGCTACAAGCGCAGCCTCGGCGCCGACGCGCCGCCCTGCTCCTACAGCGACATCGAACTGAGCGATTGCCTGCTGATTGCCGGCTCCAACATGGCCTACGCCCACCCCGTGCTGTTCCGCCGCCTGGAAGAAGCCAAGACGCGCCGGCCAGACATGAAAGTGATCGTCATCGACCCCCGCCGTACCGACACCTGCGACCTGGCCGATCTGCACCTGGCGATCCTGCCCGGCACCGATGTTGCCCTGTTCCACGGCATCCTCCATGTACTGCTCTGGGAGGGCTGGATCGACCGAGCCTACATCGACGCCCACACCGAAGGCTTCGAGGCGCTGAAAGCCCTGGTGCGCGACTACACACCCGCTGCCGTCGCCGAGATCTGCGGCATCGACTGCCAGGCGCTACAGGCCTGTGCGCAATGGATCGGCCAGGCACCCAGCTTCCTCTCGCTATGGTGCATGGGGCTCAATCAGTCCACGGCCGGCACCGCGAAGAACAGCGCACTGATCAACCTGCACCTGGCCACCGGACAGATCGGCAAGCCCGGCGCCGGCCCGTTCTCCCTCACTGGCCAGCCTAACGCCATGGGCGGCCGCGAAACCGGCAGCCTGAGCAACCTGCTGCCCGGTCACCGCGAAGTCGGCAACGCCGACCACCGCACAGAAATCGCCGCCTACTGGGGCATCGACGCTCTGCCGGAGACGCCCGGCCTGTCCGCCATCGAACTGTTCGATGCAGTGCACGATGGACGCATCAAGGCGCTGTGGATCGCCTGTACCAATCCGGCCCAGTCCCTGCCGGATCAGAACAAAGTCCATGCAGCCCTGGTCGCCTGCCCCTTCGTGGTGGTGCAGGAAGCCTTCTTCACCACCGAGACCTGCCACTACGCCGACCTGCTGCTGCCCGCTGCCAGCTGGGGCGAGAAGGAAGGCACGGTGACCAACTCCGAGCGCCGCGTCAGCCATGTACGCCGCGCCGTGCCAGCGCCCGCAGAGGCGCGCCCCGACTGGTCGATCACCTGCGACTTCGCCCGTCGCCTGGAAAAACTGCTCCGCCCCGGCCTGCCCAGCCTCTTCGATTTCCACGACAGCGAAGCACTGTTCGAGGAATACAAGCACCTGACCAGCAAACGCGACCTTGACCTCAGTGGTCTGAGCTACGCCTTGCTGGATGACCAAGGCCCCCAGCAATGGCCGTTCCCGGCTGGCGCACTCAGCGGCTGCGAACGCCTCTATGCCAATGGACACTTCCCCACGACCAGTGGCCGCGCGCAGTTTCTGGCCGAGCCTTACCGAGCCGCGAAGGAGCGGCGCGAGGCGCGCTATTCGCTGACTCTCAATACTGGCCGCCTGCGCGACCAGTGGCATGGTATGAGCCGCACCGGCACTGCACCGCAACTGTTTGGCCATGCTCAGGGGCCAGTACTGGAGCTGCATCCCGATGAGCTGCGCCGTCGTCGCCTGGTGGACGGAGATCTGGTCAAACTGCGCAGCCGCCGCGGCAGTTTGATCCTGCCGGTGCAAGCGGATGACAGCATACGTCCCGGCCAGGCTTGGCTGCCCATGCATTGGGGCAATCGCTTCTTGCGTGGCCTGGGCACCAATGTACTGACCCTGCCAGCCTTCGATCCGCTGTCCAAACAGCCGGAGCTCAAGCATGCCGGCGTCGAGGTGGATCGTGTCGACTTGCCCTGGCAGTTCTTCGCCTTGATCGAAGGCCAGGTGCAATCACGCTTCGAGGCACTGCGTCCGTTGTTCGAGGGCTTCGCCTATGCCAGCCTGACACCCACCGGGCGTGAACGCCCTGCACTGCTGATCCGAGCCGCCAGTGCCGTTGCCCCCGAGCCGCAATTGTTGGCGCAGATCGATCGCCTGCTGGATCTGGATCAAGGCCCGGTACTGGCCTACGACGACCCACGACGCACCATAGGCAAGCGCGTGCGTATCGAGCACGGTCGCATCGTCAGTATCCGTCTGGCCGGCGAGACTGCTGCCAGCGAATGGCTCAAGGGACTCTGGCAGGAAGGCCGGGCTGATGCCGAGCTACGTCGCTGGCTGCTCGCACCGCTGTCCGCACCACCGGGCAACGTGGCCAGCAGCAAGGTCGGACGGACGCTATGCAACTGCCTGAACGTCAGCGAAAGCGCGATCTGTACCGGCATCGCCCAAGGCCTGGATCTCGACGGCCTAAAGCAGACGCTCAAATGCGGCACCAGCTGTGGTTCCTGCGTACCCGAAATCAAGCGCTTGCTGGCTCAACAGCCCACGGCAGTGAACGCATGA
- a CDS encoding mechanosensitive ion channel family protein encodes MELDPWTQSLISAMTALWTKVAGFIPNLFVALVLVLLGFVVAKLLDTLLSKLLGKVGLDRLMTGTGLTKLLARVGIQASVSTLIGKIVYWFVLLIFLVSAAESLGLQRVSATLDVLALYLPKVFGAALVLLAGVLLAQLVSGLVRGAAEGVGLDYANGLGRVAQGLVIIISISVAIGQLEVKTDLLNNVIAIVLISVGLAVALALGLGSREIASQILAGIYVRELYQVGQQVQVGEVEGQIEEIGTVKTILLTDAGELVSVANRVMLEQRVNSR; translated from the coding sequence ATGGAACTCGACCCCTGGACCCAAAGCCTGATCTCAGCCATGACCGCACTGTGGACTAAGGTTGCCGGTTTCATTCCCAACCTGTTCGTCGCGCTGGTGCTGGTGCTGCTCGGTTTCGTCGTGGCCAAGCTGCTCGACACCCTGCTCTCGAAGTTGCTGGGCAAGGTTGGGCTGGATCGCCTGATGACCGGTACCGGTTTGACCAAGTTGCTGGCCCGCGTCGGCATTCAGGCTTCGGTATCGACCCTGATCGGCAAGATCGTCTACTGGTTCGTGCTGCTGATCTTCCTGGTTTCGGCTGCCGAGTCGCTGGGGCTGCAACGCGTTTCTGCGACGCTTGACGTATTGGCGCTGTACCTGCCGAAAGTCTTTGGTGCAGCTCTGGTGCTGCTGGCGGGCGTGCTGCTGGCGCAACTGGTGAGCGGTCTGGTGCGCGGCGCTGCCGAGGGCGTAGGCCTGGATTACGCCAATGGGTTGGGTCGTGTAGCACAGGGGCTGGTAATCATCATCAGCATCTCCGTGGCCATCGGTCAGCTCGAGGTCAAGACCGATCTGCTCAACAACGTCATTGCCATCGTGCTGATTTCCGTTGGCCTGGCCGTTGCGCTGGCGTTGGGATTGGGCAGTCGCGAGATTGCCAGTCAGATCCTGGCCGGAATTTATGTGCGCGAGTTGTACCAGGTCGGGCAACAAGTGCAGGTTGGTGAGGTCGAAGGCCAGATCGAAGAGATCGGCACAGTGAAAACCATTCTGTTGACCGATGCCGGTGAGTTGGTATCGGTGGCCAATCGAGTGATGCTCGAGCAACGCGTGAACAGTCGCTGA
- the rraA gene encoding ribonuclease E activity regulator RraA → MHYITPDLCDAYPELVQVVEPMFANYGGRDSFGGEIVTIKCHEDNSLVKEQVDLPGKGKVLVVDGGGSLRRALLGDMLAEKAAKNGWEGIVVYGCIRDVDVIAQTDLGVQALASHPMKTDKRGIGDLNVAVTFGGVTFKPGEYLYADNNGIIVSPQALSMPE, encoded by the coding sequence ATGCACTACATCACGCCCGATCTGTGCGACGCCTACCCGGAGCTGGTTCAGGTCGTCGAGCCGATGTTCGCCAACTACGGTGGTCGCGACTCCTTTGGTGGTGAAATCGTCACCATCAAGTGCCATGAAGACAACTCGCTGGTGAAGGAGCAGGTCGACCTGCCTGGCAAAGGCAAGGTGCTGGTGGTCGATGGTGGTGGCTCCCTGCGTCGTGCGCTGCTGGGCGACATGCTCGCTGAGAAAGCAGCCAAGAACGGCTGGGAAGGCATCGTCGTCTATGGCTGCATCCGTGATGTGGATGTCATCGCACAGACTGACCTGGGTGTTCAGGCGCTGGCCAGTCATCCGATGAAGACCGACAAGCGTGGCATTGGTGATCTGAACGTCGCGGTTACCTTTGGCGGTGTGACCTTCAAGCCGGGTGAGTACCTGTACGCTGACAACAACGGCATCATCGTCTCCCCGCAAGCGCTGAGCATGCCGGAATAA
- a CDS encoding zinc transporter ZntB, whose amino-acid sequence MLDQDAALLHAFVLDGRGGARNITHSALEDLQLGEQESLWLHWDRGQAQAQHWLREHSGLDEFSCDLLLEENTRPRLLPLPNNELLLFLRGINRNPGAEPEDMVSVRIFADARRVISLRLRPLLATDALIADLMAGKGPRTSSELLLELARHLTNRVDDLIAELSDRLDVEEDRLDGDERYRPDHSLMLQLRRRAASLRRFLAPQRDLYAQMMRSRQPWFVEDDDGYWNELHNRLTRYLEELELIRERVSLVLEAESQRLGERMNRIMYRFTVIAGMFLPLTFLTGLLGINVGGIPGAENPVGFFIACGLMLLLAVGQVLLFRRWRWL is encoded by the coding sequence ATGCTCGATCAGGACGCGGCGCTGCTGCATGCATTCGTGCTGGATGGGCGTGGCGGCGCGCGCAACATCACTCACAGTGCCCTCGAAGACCTACAACTGGGCGAGCAGGAAAGCCTCTGGCTGCACTGGGATCGTGGTCAGGCGCAGGCGCAGCACTGGCTACGCGAGCACAGTGGCCTGGACGAGTTCAGTTGTGACCTGTTGCTCGAGGAGAACACCCGTCCGCGTCTGCTACCGCTGCCAAACAATGAGTTGTTGCTGTTTCTGCGTGGTATCAACCGTAATCCGGGGGCGGAACCCGAGGATATGGTGTCGGTGCGCATTTTTGCCGATGCGCGGCGGGTGATCTCCCTGCGGTTGCGGCCGTTGTTGGCCACGGACGCGCTGATCGCCGACTTGATGGCAGGCAAGGGGCCAAGGACTTCCTCGGAGCTTCTGCTGGAGTTGGCCCGTCATCTGACCAATCGGGTCGATGACCTGATCGCCGAGCTGAGTGATCGGCTCGATGTCGAAGAAGATCGCCTGGACGGTGACGAGCGCTATCGGCCCGATCACAGTCTGATGCTGCAGCTTCGGCGGCGTGCCGCCAGCCTGCGGCGCTTCCTGGCGCCGCAGCGTGATCTGTATGCGCAGATGATGCGCAGCCGGCAACCCTGGTTCGTCGAGGATGATGACGGTTACTGGAATGAACTGCACAACCGGCTGACCCGATACCTGGAAGAGCTGGAGCTGATCCGCGAGCGGGTCAGCCTGGTGCTCGAGGCCGAAAGCCAGCGCCTGGGTGAACGGATGAACCGCATCATGTATCGCTTTACGGTGATCGCCGGCATGTTCCTGCCTTTGACCTTTCTTACCGGTCTGCTCGGCATCAACGTCGGCGGTATCCCAGGCGCCGAAAACCCGGTGGGTTTCTTCATCGCCTGCGGCCTGATGCTGCTGCTGGCAGTGGGGCAAGTGCTGTTGTTTCGCCGTTGGCGTTGGCTGTGA
- the sigX gene encoding RNA polymerase sigma factor SigX → MNKAQPLPTRYDPRELTDEELVARAHDELFHITRAYEELMRRYQRTLFNVCARYLGNERDADDVCQEVMLKVLYGLKNFEGKSKFKTWLYSITYNECITQYRKERRKRRLIDALSLDPLEEASDEKTPKVEERGGLDRWLVHVNPIDREILVLRFVAELEFQEIADIMHMGLSATKMRYKRALDRLRDKFSDTSET, encoded by the coding sequence TTGAACAAAGCTCAGCCCCTGCCCACGCGCTATGACCCCCGCGAGCTCACTGATGAAGAGCTGGTGGCACGCGCCCATGACGAGCTGTTTCATATCACTCGTGCTTATGAAGAGCTGATGAGGCGTTACCAGCGCACATTATTTAATGTGTGTGCGCGTTATTTAGGGAACGAAAGGGATGCTGACGATGTCTGTCAGGAGGTGATGCTGAAAGTTCTCTATGGCCTTAAGAACTTTGAGGGTAAATCCAAGTTCAAGACCTGGCTATACAGCATCACCTATAACGAGTGTATTACTCAGTATCGAAAAGAGCGGCGTAAGCGTCGATTGATTGACGCCTTAAGTTTGGATCCGCTCGAAGAAGCTTCCGACGAAAAGACACCCAAAGTCGAGGAGCGAGGCGGTTTGGATCGATGGCTGGTACATGTCAACCCGATCGATCGCGAGATTCTGGTGCTACGTTTTGTCGCAGAGCTCGAGTTTCAAGAGATTGCCGACATCATGCACATGGGCTTGAGCGCTACGAAAATGCGCTACAAGCGAGCATTGGATCGGTTGCGGGACAAATTTTCGGACACTTCCGAAACTTAG